CCATACGGTGATCGTTGTAAGTGGCAATTTTTACATTATGATTGATATTTTCTGATGCTGTTAAAGTCAAACTATCATTAGTAACCGAAATATTTGCTCCCAATTTTGTCAGCTCAATTCTAAGTGCTTCCAGTCGATCTGTTTCTTTGATTTTTAAAGTATGAAGACCAGTTAAATGACAACCAATTCCTAAACCTAAACAAGTTACCACAATGGTTTGTGCAATATCTGGTGTATTATTTAACTCAAATTTTACAGTTTCGAATTTAAAATTTTCTTGTTTTACCAAAGTCATTTTATTGTCTTGGAAAGTAGTCTTCACTCCTAATTTCTCATAAAGTGAAACTAATTCTGAATCTCCCTGTAAACTGTTTTCCTTGTAGCTGCTTAAAGTGATTGAAGCTGTATCTGCCAAAGCCACCAAACTAAAGAAGTAAGATGCTGAACTCCAATCTGATTCTACTACCATTTCTTTGGTTGCAACTTCAGATTTTGGAAAAACTTTAATCACATTTCCTTCAAAACTGGTTTGAATATTTAAATCGTTTAGCAAAGCCAAAGTCATTTTAATATATGGAATCGAAGTAATTTCTCCTTCTAATGTTAATTCTAAACCGTTCTCTAATTTTGAAGCCACAAGTAAAAGTGCCGAAATATATTGGCTGCTTACATTTGCTGCCAAAGTAACTTTTGAAGCGGTTACTTTTTTTCCTTTAATTCTAATTGGCGGATAACCTTCTTCTTTTTCATAAGAAATCTCAACTCCCAATTGTCCTAAAGCTTCCACTAAAATTTTTATCGGGCGTTCCTGCATTCTGCTAGAACCTGTCATCACTACTTCGCGACCTTCATTAACCGCGAAATAAGCTGTCAAAAATCGCATTGCCGTTCCTGCGTGATGAATATCTACAATTTCGTCATTTCCAATTAAGGCTTTTTGCATTACTTCGCTATCATCAGAATTTGAAGTATTTGCCAATGTAATATTTGAAAATAATGCTTTTAGCAACAATAAACGATTTGTTTCGCTTTTTGATCCTGTTACTGCAATTTGTCCTTGTAAATTATGTTGAGTTGTCTGGAGTAGTAAATTCATTTTTTAAATTGTAAATTGTATATTATGAATTAGGAATGATTAGAAACGTAATTCGCCACGCAATTTACCACTCCACACTCATAATTCAAAATTCAAAACTCATAATTCAAAGCTTATGAGTGATATTTCACAATTATTTTAATTTATCGTTGTTTTTATGACGGTCTTTATCTCTAACCGATTTTAAATCCATTTTTTTATCAAAAGCAGCTTGTAAATCAATTCCTGTTTGGTTGGCAAGACATAATACTACAAAAACAACATCAGCCAATTCTTCTCCTAAATCTTTATTTTTATCACTTTCTTTCTCAGATTGTTCGCCATATCTGCGTGCAATAATTCTGGCAACTTCGCCAACTTCTTCTGTAAGTTGTGCCATATTGGTCAATTCGTTAAAATAGCGAACTCCGTGTTCTTTTATCCAGATATCAACATCAAGTTGTGCATTTTTCAAATCCATGATTAAATTTTTTTAAGAATAATTTTTTCGTTCTGACTTGCAATCATTTTCTGAAAGAGATCCTTTAATCCCTGATATGCGTCAGCTGCAAAAATACTACTGTTAATTTCTTTTGTACTCAAAATTTGAATTTTATTTCCATCACTTGAAATGTTTAATGAGAATACTATTTCTTTATCTCCTAAGGTAACACGAACAGCAGATGGTAATGACTCTACCATATAACCTTCGGGAATTTCTAAATTTATAGTAAATCTTTCCATTGTAAGATATCCAAAATAAATAGCCATTTGTCTGTTTTCCTGTTTAAAAGGATTCTTAGTTCTGGTAAAAAACAATAACGGATTTATAAAAATTTTATCTTTAATTATATCCGATTGATTCTCTGACGTAAAAGAAAAAGTCTCTAAAACCGGACCCGATAAATTTGTCTTTTTATTCTCAATGGTATAATTTGAAATTTTTAAATCGCCTAATTCTTCTTCAAATTTTTCAAGATAACTTTCTTC
This genomic window from Flavobacterium sp. 9 contains:
- a CDS encoding 3-phosphoshikimate 1-carboxyvinyltransferase; protein product: MNLLLQTTQHNLQGQIAVTGSKSETNRLLLLKALFSNITLANTSNSDDSEVMQKALIGNDEIVDIHHAGTAMRFLTAYFAVNEGREVVMTGSSRMQERPIKILVEALGQLGVEISYEKEEGYPPIRIKGKKVTASKVTLAANVSSQYISALLLVASKLENGLELTLEGEITSIPYIKMTLALLNDLNIQTSFEGNVIKVFPKSEVATKEMVVESDWSSASYFFSLVALADTASITLSSYKENSLQGDSELVSLYEKLGVKTTFQDNKMTLVKQENFKFETVKFELNNTPDIAQTIVVTCLGLGIGCHLTGLHTLKIKETDRLEALRIELTKLGANISVTNDSLTLTASENINHNVKIATYNDHRMAMAFAPLALKVPIIIENAEVVSKSYPDFWNDLKVLNFQVSELF
- a CDS encoding nucleotide pyrophosphohydrolase; the protein is MDLKNAQLDVDIWIKEHGVRYFNELTNMAQLTEEVGEVARIIARRYGEQSEKESDKNKDLGEELADVVFVVLCLANQTGIDLQAAFDKKMDLKSVRDKDRHKNNDKLK